TGGCCGGCCGGCGCCAAGGCAATAATCACGGAGCGTTCGTCGCGGGGGTCGCGGCGGCGGCTTACCAATTGGCGCTGCTCCATGCGCTTGAGCAGGGGCGTGAGGGTGCCTGAGTCGAGCAGCAGCTTCTCGCCTAAGGCCTTCACTGTCAGCTCCTGGTGCTCCCAGAGCAGCAGCAGCACCAAATACTGCGGGTAGGTCAGGTCGAGCTCTTGCAGCAGCGGCTGGTAGGCCTTCGTGAACAACCGCGACACGGCATAGAGCGGAAAGCACAGCTGGTTGTCCAGCTTCAGCAGCTCGCTTGGGGTGGGCTTAGCCGATTCGCTCATGTGGTTGCCTCGCTATAGTTGACTGACGCCGCAACATTACATTGTGCACAATTAAATAGCAAGCAATATTTTCTGCATATCTGGCTATCAGCACCAATAGTTTTCCGGCGGCTACAATTATTGTTGCCGCCAGCTAAACCATCGCGGGGGGTTGGCATCGAAGCATCTACATTAGCTACTTACTATGTTTGCATGTCTACGCCTGGGGATGCTTCTCCTGCTGTTCGCAGGGGCTTTGCCACTTGCAGCCCAAAATGCGCTCTACTTTCCGCCCAACTCCGGTACCACCTGGGCCACCACTTCGCCGCAAAGCCTGGGCTGGTGCCAGCCGCAGCTCGATACCTTGCTGAACTACCTGGCCAGCAAGCGCACCAAGTCGTTTATCGTGCTGAAGGACGGCCGCATGGTGGTGGAGCAGTACTACGGCACCTACACCCGCGACTCGGTGTGGTACTGGGCCTCGGCGGGCAAGTCGCTTACGGCCGCGCTCGTGGGCATCGCGCAGCAGGATGGCCTGCTCAGCCTCGCCGATAGCACCTCCCGGCACCTGGGGCGGGGCTGGTCGGGGGCGCCGGCGGCCAAGGAGCGGCTCATTACGG
The sequence above is drawn from the Hymenobacter sp. YIM 151858-1 genome and encodes:
- a CDS encoding MarR family winged helix-turn-helix transcriptional regulator; this encodes MSESAKPTPSELLKLDNQLCFPLYAVSRLFTKAYQPLLQELDLTYPQYLVLLLLWEHQELTVKALGEKLLLDSGTLTPLLKRMEQRQLVSRRRDPRDERSVIIALAPAGQQLQHRAECIPEALLAKLQLSPDEFNQLRTQLNRLLTQLS